Part of the Nicotiana sylvestris chromosome 2, ASM39365v2, whole genome shotgun sequence genome, cctaaacagtggcatgaaagatttgatagtgtaatactatcaaccggattcgtacataataatgcagacaagtgcatttactctaaatttacaaaagaatatggagtaataatttgtttatatgtcgatgacatgctgatttttggtacgaatctacaaggaattaccgagaccaagaagtatctaacctcagtttttaaaatgaaggatttaaatgaagttgatactattttgggaatcaaggtcaaaagagataacaagcaagtgactttgtcacaagcacattatatagataaaatccttactaaattcagtcatttaggaataaaggggtataatactccttatgattctagtgttaagctaactgcaaatactggaagagcagtagcacagttggagtatgcaagtgcgataggtagtatgatgtatgcaatgcattgcactagacccgacattgcatttgctgtttgtaaactttcaaggtttaccagtaatccaggtaatgatcattggaaagcaataagtagagtacttggatatttaaaatatacaaagcacttaggcatttgctataatggttttcctaatgtattagagggatattctgatgcaagttggattacaagtgttaatgataataaatccacatcaggatggatatttactctaggcggtggagccattagttgggcatccaagaaacaaacatgtatttcccattctactatggaatctgaatttattgcattagcagctgctggaaaagaagcagaatggctgaggaatatgttacttgatataaagttgtggccacaacctatgccagccatttccatattctgtgatagtgagactacaatgtgtgttgctcacaataaaatatataatgggaaatcgagacatataagcttgagacatgcttatataagagaattaattacaaatggagctatagctataatatatgtgagatcaaataagaatttggctgatccacttacgaagccattaggtagagatgtagtacaacaaacttgtggagggatggggctgagacccttaaattaaatacaaggaataggaaccccactttgagttagtatacactctaacaatataagttcaatgggtaataacaagttacttgtattgtttaagcactgatctcctctttaggagccctaattctattgtactacttactgttatatgaggagttaaggagttgttaaatgcttgttataacaggggcataaagacaaactccaaagtgcatactgttacatgaagaggttgattaatcttaatggaattattaatgtctggagtaacagggacatagtaactaattccacctatatgaatattgaagtggtgccgcttctagcaagatttaaagggttgatcttgtaaatattcatgaattcaggaTGAGCACATGGCCGTAAACGTGCTAAAGCGAATACTGGATTTTCTAAGCTACTAGATAACGCTGTGTGTGTGGTATTTTCGGTTTTGGCACAAGGATTTGTGGTTCAAATCTTAAGATACCATTAACTTCGTCAAAACTTTAATATACTTAcactaaaggaaagttcaaatctgtaaaagatactttcaattattcacaagtgttatgaagtgaaataacaaactagtgggggattgtaagatagtttattattggcaagttggaagtgaGACGTTTCTTTCTCGTACCGTGtctgttagcctcggaactgatcattatgaaatagcgcaTAACAGGCacaagattgactcaacaggcacgagattgactcaacaggcacgagattgactcaataggcacgagactgactcaacaggcacgaaattgactcaacaggcacgagattgtctcaacaggcacgagactgactcaacaggcacgaaattgactcaacaggcacgagatcctaaagttaattattttttaacagaaaaatcaaatttatttgaattttaaattcaaaattcgaataaatagtcgtgtctgtttgtgaaacaagacatcttttctgaaagggtATGTTGGTTGcttataaatacacaagaattccaacgaaatgataaagaaaatcacaagtgttattgcaggctttgttgtatcctgaagagaatcgttttgtattttccctaaattagtatacaggcgataactctttaaggacagtcgattttcacgcctcaaaaccaattttgtttattattttctaaCAAATCCTAGCTTCCATGAGCAGGTCACCTTCTGATATATACCGCAGCCATGCTTAGCAAACTGCTATAACACCGGAGTGCTCATAATCTCTGATGCCAGAATAACCACATCCACACGATTCAGCACCGACAAGGAAGTGAAGAGGTGTGATTGTCAAATCATCTCTGTTTCTTTTATACTTGCAATTCTTGCATTCTCACGGTCCTGCTTGTATGTCCAATACAAAGGGGTATAAAATAGGCTACATAAACCATAAGGCACTGCCATCATTGAGAATAGGCCTTTTGACAATGCTAAGGCCTCTTTTGAAGATCCTAACAGCGGATCAACAGACTTGGAATCATAACCATATAGTTTTTCTGCAAGAATTCCTACAACTGGAGCTGCAAACGAAGAAAATGAAACCTCAAAGGCGCGATCAAATGCATAGATCATGGTCCTGTGCTTTGAAGGCACCACTTCAGCAAACATCGGACTATTTGTAGCAGTAGCATTCCAGCTGATTGTTAGCCCCATCAGGAATAGAGTCACAGCAAATGTGAAATAGCTGCTCACGGACTGGGGGACAACACGAAGAAGGAACCATGAGAATGGGATGCCCATAAAAGCGCTAAATTGCGCGCACATGATACGGCCTGAATTAGGGTATAGGCGAGACATTCTATCTCCAATGACACCACCAGAAAAGGAACCTAATGCACATCCAGCAGCAAATAGACCGACTAGTGCTGCTGCATTGTTGTGATCAAAACCTGCATCATCATatcatgtttattattgatgcaGTGCACGGTCATGAACTAAATAATACAATAAacattggaaattaaaagagcAGGCACCTTACTAAACATGAAATACAGGCTACTCACCAATTAATTCAAACCACAATGTAAAGAAAACCATGGCAGTCCAAGGTAAGGACCCAACCAGACCCTGCAGAACAATGCACTGAAACGTTTTCACTTTAATGACAGCTTTCATGGCTGTCCAAGACTCCATCCAAATCGACATTGAATTGGTATGTCCCTTCTCTATCAAATCCTTCCTAAAACAGGATCGCAAAAAGAGTGAAATGATGGTTAACTAGAGCATGGGACATGAAGCTACAATGTTTCTGACAAATCTAATGTAACTTAAACAAGCAACCCTACCTGTCACTATTTTTTGCAATATCGTGCTCTATGCTGGTTCTTCTTCTTGGATCAATAACTAATTTGAATACAAGAAATGCAATCAAACTACTCAATGTTGCCATCATGACGAAGGCAAAGCGCCATCCTGGAATGCCCCAGAATTCATAGCCAGCCATAACTGTAGCAATAGCTCCACCTCCTATCCCACCCATAGTTCCAATAAGATTAAGAAATCCAAATCCAGTTCCTCTAGCCTCATCCGTATAGCTATCAGCTATAAATGACTGTAGAGAAGGTATCACAATTGCCAGTCCAAAACCATTTACTGCCCTCCAGAATCCAACCTGAAAAAAATACTTACTAGCACCCATTGCACCAGTACCCAGTGCCCAGCACAGTATCCCAATTGCAAGAACAGGGGGACGGTCATAGTTTATGACTAAAATACCTGCTACTGGTGATGCAATTCCCTTGACGAAATTCCTTATGAATGTGAGATAACCAAGATCAGATGGCCCTGCCTTAAAAGTTTCACTGATTTCTTTGTAAACAGCTGGAAGGAGATTTTCATCAGCACGCTCCATTATGGCAGCCATGTTGATGATGATTAGGGAAAGAGAAATCCCATAAAATCTCCTTGATCTGTAATGGATCAACATATCAAATTCAAATCAGAAGAAAATAGGACCTAAAACAAAGAGGGATAACATTGTTTGGTGCACGGAGTATCTTACGATGAAAACACAAAACATGCTCAGTGAACACCATAAGCCATATATTCATTATCATTGAGTTGATTACTTGACTAGTGATTAGACATGATTAATTGGCATTATCACTGATAGTTGATCAGGTAACCCCTAATTTCACTAAAAGTATATGCTATTGAAAGACCACACCAAAGGGTCAAGGCACAAATTTGAACCAAAAATCCCGAGACAGTTTCACTAATACTTTGTTCTATTTAAATCAAAACTGCTAGAAGAGTTACTACAGACCATCAGACATTCTGCACCATGACCAATTGAATGAATGAGCAGCAAATCCGCACTAGGGGATTGCATTACTATATATAGGTCAGGCTCGAACAAGTGCAATGATTTAGAGAGCAAATCCAAGAAAAGCAACTTAAACTATCAGAGGGCAACCACAGAGAACGGCGTACAAGAAGTAGCACGACAAAGAGAACTGCAAATGGAGAATGATCAGATTTTTAGTTTCAGCTATGGATAAACATGATTTCAATATCCATATGAACTTAATTTTCGAATTGAGACCTCTGATCCTTGCTACCGCTATGTGCAGGGCCCGAGGTAGGGCCGGATCACAGGGGTCTATTGTATGccgccttaccctgcatttttgcaagaggctgtttccacggctcaaaTCCGTGACCTCGTGGTCAcgtggcagcaactttaccagttacgccaaggctcccctttaGTTATATAATCCCTTAAGATCCACTAAAGAGTCAGTTATGTTGATCTTCAATCCACAGGATATCAAATCTAGTAAGCATTAcacattaatgaaaatatca contains:
- the LOC104222557 gene encoding uncharacterized protein, whose protein sequence is MRSRRFYGISLSLIIINMAAIMERADENLLPAVYKEISETFKAGPSDLGYLTFIRNFVKGIASPVAGILVINYDRPPVLAIGILCWALGTGAMGASKYFFQVGFWRAVNGFGLAIVIPSLQSFIADSYTDEARGTGFGFLNLIGTMGGIGGGAIATVMAGYEFWGIPGWRFAFVMMATLSSLIAFLVFKLVIDPRRRTSIEHDIAKNSDRKDLIEKGHTNSMSIWMESWTAMKAVIKVKTFQCIVLQGLVGSLPWTAMVFFTLWFELIGFDHNNAAALVGLFAAGCALGSFSGGVIGDRMSRLYPNSGRIMCAQFSAFMGIPFSWFLLRVVPQSVSSYFTFAVTLFLMGLTISWNATATNSPMFAEVVPSKHRTMIYAFDRAFEVSFSSFAAPVVGILAEKLYGYDSKSVDPLLGSSKEALALSKGLFSMMAVPYGLCSLFYTPLYWTYKQDRENARIASIKETEMI